Genomic window (Chryseobacterium bernardetii):
TCTTCAGGTGCCCGTACCTGTGATCGACGCTGCTGTGAATATGCGGGACATGTCCAAATATAAATTGGAAAGGATTCAGGCATCGAAGCTGCTGACCTGGCAAAATACGTCAAAAGTTGATCCTGTTGATCTGGAACATCTGAAGGCCGGTCTTTATTTCGCCATTATTAGCACATACGCACAGGGGCTTGCCCAGCTTAGGATAGCATCTGATACCTATGGTTATGGACTGAATCTGGAGACCGTGTGTAAAATCTGGCGTGGGGGCTGTATCATCCGTGCGACACTTCTGGAAGACTTCCGAAAGGCGTTCGCTTTACAGCCGGATCTTGCAAATATTCTGCTTGATAGGGAGATTGCTGCTAAGTTAAATGCATCACAGGCGGGTATCCGGTCTATCATTCGGGATGCCATTCAGAATGGTACACCTGTTTCGGCATGGATGAATGCACTGTCATATTTCGATTCTTACCGTGCAGAAAATTTGCCTACGAACCTTATTCAGGCACAGCGGGATTTTTTTGGCGCGCATACTTATGAAAGAACTGATAAGGAAGGCGTATTCCATACCCGTTGGGAATCTTAAAATTAAATAAAATGAAAAATAATGATAAAAAGCCAACCTCGATCGTAGTTTTTGGGGCAACAGGAGATTTGGCGAAAAGAAAATTATTTCCTGCATTTTTCAATCTGTTCCTGGAGGGTTGGTTGCCCGAGGAATTTGAAATTCTTTCACTGGGAAGAACGGAACAGACACAGGAAGAATTCAGGAATTATATCCTTGAAAATATCAGGACATTTTCAAGAATCCAAAAATTCTCCCAGGAACAATGGAATAATTTCAGTGAGAAAATTAAATTTATCAGATTTGATATAACACAGGAGGAATCTTTTATCCGGTTGAAAAATGAACTTGATACCATTGATGTAAACTTGGGGATCAGATCCAACCGTCTGTTTTACCTTTCAGTGGCACCCAGTTTTATTGAAACGGTATCGAATAGCTTAAAAAATGCAGGTCTGACCGAGAATGTTGATCAGGACAGGATGATCATTGAAAAACCTTTTGGGTATGATAAGGCTTCGGCCGTAGCGCTCAATAAGCTCCTTTCGCAGACTTTTAAGGAAGAGCAGATCTACCGGATCGATCATTACCTTGGAAAAGAGAATGTACAGAATATCCTGGCTTTCCGTTTTGGAAATACCATTTTTGAGCCATTGTGGAATAATAATTATATCGATTCTGTACAGATTACCGTTGCGGAGACTGTCGGCGTTGAAGACCGGGGCGGATACTATGATGGGTCAGGGGCTCTCCGTGATATGATCCAGAACCATTTGATGCAGATTCTCTGCATGATTGCCATGGAAGCTCCGGCTGCATTTGAATCGTCAGAGATCAGGGACCGTAAAGTAGACGTGCTCAAAAGTGTCAGAAGGATCAATCTTGAGGATATCGGACATTATACGGTAAGAGCACAGTATACCGAGGGAGAGATTGACGGTAAAAAGAAAGCTGGCTATTTGGAAGAACCCGGAGTGAATCCAAACTCAAATACCGAAACATATGTTGCGATGAAGTTTTACATTGACAATGAGCGCTGGCGCGGGGTACCGTTCTATATGCGGACGGGCAAGCGCATGCAGGAAAAAAAATCTTCCATCGTGATCAGTTTCAAAGACGTCCCGTGCACGACATTTCGAGATGATCTGAATATGCTGTTCCCCAATAAGCTGGTGATCAATATCCAACCAGAAATGGACGTCAGGCTGTCGTTCATGACCAAAAAACCAGGTCTGGACATGAAGCTGAAACCGGCTGAAATGGTATTCGACTATTTTGAATGTTCATCGGAAACTCCAGAAGCTTATGAAACTTTACTCTTGGATGCTCTTGACGGGGATTCTACTCTTTTTATGCGTTCGGATCAGGTGGAGGAGGCCTGGGATGTTATCTCCAATATTCAGACCGCCTGGGAAAGCGGAAATTCGCCAAAGATGGACACGTATGCTGCTGGAAGTGCGGGGCCTGCAGCTGCGGATGATTTATTGAAGAGATAGGGGCATCACTGGTTATCTACTTCTGCCGAAAAATTTAAAAAGGAACAAGATGCTTAATATATTTGCGACCACAGAAGAAATTTTCAAAGAAGCCGCAGCGGTTTTTATCAGTTCTGCAAATGAAGCGATTATGCAGAAAGGATATTTTGCTGTTGCACTGACGGGCGGATCTTCACCGGAAGGCCTGTATAGGTTATTATCGGAAGATCAGTATAAAAACCAGATCGACTGGACCAAAGTACTGATCTTCTGGGGAGATGAAAGGTGGGTGCCACTTGACAATGACCTGAGCAATGCCAGGATGTCCTATGAGCAGCTCTTGGACAGAGTGCCTGTTCGGCCGGTCAATGTCTTTCCCATGTACCGGGACGGTATAACAGCAGAGGATTTCGCTGCTGTATATAATGTATTATTAAAAGAAATGCTGGGAAGTGATGGCAGAATGGATCTCATCCTTCTTGGAATGGGACAAGATGGGCATACTGCCTCGTTGTTTCCGGGAACCGTGGCGCTGGATGAAACAGAAAATTGGGTCACTGCGTATTATCTGGAACAGCAGCAGATGTACCGGATTACACTGACGGCCCCTTTTCTTAACAGGGCACGAAAACTGCTCGTGATCGCTTTTGGAGAAACGAAGGCAGAAGCTCTCAAAGAGGTTATCGAGGGGCCTTATAACCCCAGAATATACCCGGCACAATTGCTTGCGCCATCTCAGGGAGAATTATTATTTTTGGTAGACAAAAAAGCAGCAAAATATTTGCACGGCAATATTTAATATAAAAAATAAATATGATCACACATCATCTGAAAGATATTCAGCATAATTCTGAAAGGGCAATCACGCCCTTTCATATTTTTGAATTGGACAGGAATGCACTGGAGGAATATAGGGAACCGCATACAAAAGACCATTTTTGTCTATTATTTGTTAAAAAAGGCAAAATGAAAATGCAGGTGGAGGACCGCCGGTACGATGTGACCGAAAATAACATCTGTGTTATATTTCCTGGACAGCTATCATCAAAAGAACAGATCAGCAGCAACTTTGAGGGCAAGATGATCCTGTTTGATGAAGTGCTGTTCTGTTCGGATATCCTTAAAAATGAGCTGAGTATTTACAATCACAACATTTCTGTCAAACTCAATCATATTGAACTGCCCGTAGCGGAGACCAAGGAAGTAGAGTTGCTGTTGGATCAGATAGAAAAATTATACCATGACCTGACATCGGTAAAGAAAGAACAGGCACGGTTTTACATCAAGATAACGTTACTTAAACTAGTCGAGTTTGTCCACACGAAGTGGGACAAGAATAAACTGACCAATGAAAATACAAAACTCTATGGGAAATTTTTAGAATTACTGGAGCGGCATTACAAGACAGAACGTACAGTAAGCTGGTATGCGGAAAAATTGCTTATTTCACCAAAAAAATTAAATGAGATCACCAAGAAAACCGCGGGGCTGACCTCGATCGAAACCATCCACGCAAGGATCATGAATGAGATCAAGCAGCTGTTGCTGCTCTCCAGCTATTCCCATAAGGAAATTGCTTTCGAACTTGGCTTCAACTCACCTGCTGCACTTAACAAGTTTGTTAAGGCTAAGCTTGATGAAACACCCACGGACCTGCAGCAGCAATTGGCGCAAATGTATAAGACATAGGTATAAGTTGGTTGCGTGACCGCCGGAGAATTGAACTAGGTTTGTAACATAAATCTTAAACATATGTTACCAACGGTTAATTTAAAAAATACAGCGGCTTTTCAGAAGCTTACAGCACATTTCCAGATGATAAAAGATGTGCAGATCCGCAATTTATTTATAGAAGATCCCCATCGGTTCTCCACGTTTTCAGTGCAATGGGGCGATATACTGTTTGATTATTCAAAAAACAGAATTACAGAAGAGACGCTGAATCTTTTGCTGGAGCTGGCAAAAGAGGTGAAACTAGACCAGGCGATTGATAAAATGTTCGCTGGAGACAAGATCAATGCAACGGAGGGCAGGCCTGTTCTGCATACAGCACTGCGCCAGCCAAAAAATGCGGTAGTTACTGTTGATGGAGTGAATATCATACCCCAGGTTCATGAAGTATTGGACCAGATGAAAAATTTCACACAGGATGTACTTTCGGGAAGCTGGACTGGATATACGGGAAAGGCGATAACTGATGTTGTCAATATTGGGATCGGTGGGTCAGATCTCGGCCCCGTCATGGTAACGGAGGCTTTAAAAGCATATAAAACGCCTCTGAATCTGCATTTTGTATCGAATGTCGATGGTACGCACATTTCTGAGGTCTTCAAGCAAGTGAATCCTGAAACCACACTTTTTCTTATTGCTTCCAAAACATTTACCACCCAGGAAACCATGGCCAATGCCCATAGTGCGCGTTCTTGGCTGCTTGAGGCGGGGGCTGAAATAAAAGATATCGAAAAACATTTTGTTGCGCTGAGCACGAATGAAGCTGAGGTGGAAAAGTTCGGAATCAATACGCGTAATATGTTTGTGTTCTGGGACTGGGTAGGGGGAAGATATTCATTATGGTCCTCAATAGGACTGTCCATCAGTCTTGGAATAGGATATGCTAATTTCCAGGCGTTATTGGAGGGTGCCCATGAGGCCGACGAGCATTTTCAGCATATTCCCTTTGAAAAGAATATTCCCGTGATCATGGCTCTTTTGGGGATCTGGTATATCAATTTTTATGGTGCTGAGACCTTGGGTATTTTTTCGTATGATCAATACCTGCACCGTTTTGCTGCCTATTTTCAACAGGGGGATATGGAAAGCAATGGTAAATATATCGACCGTAACGGTCATATGGTTGATTATCAGACAGGACCTATAGTCTGGGGCGAACCTGGCACCAATGGACAGCATGCGTTTTATCAGTTACTTCATCAGGGGACGAAGCTGATACCTGCGGATTTCATCGCGCCTGCTCAGAGTTTAAATCCGCTGGGAGAACATCATAAAATACTATTGTCCAATTTTTTTGCGCAGACCGAAGCACTGATGAACGGAAAATCGGCGGAGGAAGTGATAACCGAACTGCAGGGATCTGGAAAATCAACTGACGAAATCGAGCAGCAGCGTAAATACAAGGTATTTCAGGGAAACCGTCCGACAAATTCATTTTTGCTGAAAAAGATAACGCCAAAATCATTGGGTAAACTGATCGCTCTTTATGAACATAAAATTTTTGTGCAAGGGGTCATCTGGAACATTTTCAGCTTTGATCAATGGGGCGTTGAACTTGGTAAACAATTAGCTAATGCTATCTTACCTGAACTTCAGGAGGATCACCAGGTTCAGGGCCACGACTCATCTACCAATGGGTTGATCAATCAATATAAGTCCTGGCGCTGATTCAGGATAGGTTTTACTCCGAGTATAAAAAGCAGAAGTTTATTACTTCTGCTTTTTATACTTAATACAGTACCATATATGCTGTATGTCAGTG
Coding sequences:
- the zwf gene encoding glucose-6-phosphate dehydrogenase; this encodes MKNNDKKPTSIVVFGATGDLAKRKLFPAFFNLFLEGWLPEEFEILSLGRTEQTQEEFRNYILENIRTFSRIQKFSQEQWNNFSEKIKFIRFDITQEESFIRLKNELDTIDVNLGIRSNRLFYLSVAPSFIETVSNSLKNAGLTENVDQDRMIIEKPFGYDKASAVALNKLLSQTFKEEQIYRIDHYLGKENVQNILAFRFGNTIFEPLWNNNYIDSVQITVAETVGVEDRGGYYDGSGALRDMIQNHLMQILCMIAMEAPAAFESSEIRDRKVDVLKSVRRINLEDIGHYTVRAQYTEGEIDGKKKAGYLEEPGVNPNSNTETYVAMKFYIDNERWRGVPFYMRTGKRMQEKKSSIVISFKDVPCTTFRDDLNMLFPNKLVINIQPEMDVRLSFMTKKPGLDMKLKPAEMVFDYFECSSETPEAYETLLLDALDGDSTLFMRSDQVEEAWDVISNIQTAWESGNSPKMDTYAAGSAGPAAADDLLKR
- the pgi gene encoding glucose-6-phosphate isomerase — protein: MLPTVNLKNTAAFQKLTAHFQMIKDVQIRNLFIEDPHRFSTFSVQWGDILFDYSKNRITEETLNLLLELAKEVKLDQAIDKMFAGDKINATEGRPVLHTALRQPKNAVVTVDGVNIIPQVHEVLDQMKNFTQDVLSGSWTGYTGKAITDVVNIGIGGSDLGPVMVTEALKAYKTPLNLHFVSNVDGTHISEVFKQVNPETTLFLIASKTFTTQETMANAHSARSWLLEAGAEIKDIEKHFVALSTNEAEVEKFGINTRNMFVFWDWVGGRYSLWSSIGLSISLGIGYANFQALLEGAHEADEHFQHIPFEKNIPVIMALLGIWYINFYGAETLGIFSYDQYLHRFAAYFQQGDMESNGKYIDRNGHMVDYQTGPIVWGEPGTNGQHAFYQLLHQGTKLIPADFIAPAQSLNPLGEHHKILLSNFFAQTEALMNGKSAEEVITELQGSGKSTDEIEQQRKYKVFQGNRPTNSFLLKKITPKSLGKLIALYEHKIFVQGVIWNIFSFDQWGVELGKQLANAILPELQEDHQVQGHDSSTNGLINQYKSWR
- the pgl gene encoding 6-phosphogluconolactonase translates to MLNIFATTEEIFKEAAAVFISSANEAIMQKGYFAVALTGGSSPEGLYRLLSEDQYKNQIDWTKVLIFWGDERWVPLDNDLSNARMSYEQLLDRVPVRPVNVFPMYRDGITAEDFAAVYNVLLKEMLGSDGRMDLILLGMGQDGHTASLFPGTVALDETENWVTAYYLEQQQMYRITLTAPFLNRARKLLVIAFGETKAEALKEVIEGPYNPRIYPAQLLAPSQGELLFLVDKKAAKYLHGNI
- a CDS encoding AraC family transcriptional regulator, giving the protein MITHHLKDIQHNSERAITPFHIFELDRNALEEYREPHTKDHFCLLFVKKGKMKMQVEDRRYDVTENNICVIFPGQLSSKEQISSNFEGKMILFDEVLFCSDILKNELSIYNHNISVKLNHIELPVAETKEVELLLDQIEKLYHDLTSVKKEQARFYIKITLLKLVEFVHTKWDKNKLTNENTKLYGKFLELLERHYKTERTVSWYAEKLLISPKKLNEITKKTAGLTSIETIHARIMNEIKQLLLLSSYSHKEIAFELGFNSPAALNKFVKAKLDETPTDLQQQLAQMYKT